The following proteins are encoded in a genomic region of Kosakonia oryzae:
- a CDS encoding copper-binding protein, giving the protein MRSYVLCMLSGVLLFSVSAAQAEDMHAMHGMHDMSQHAAMQAQAQEYQSQGTIKKLTADSVSIAHAAIPALNWPPMTMQFALAQGSALPAVKVGDKVSFTFVQSESGYQLVSLTPQK; this is encoded by the coding sequence ATGCGTTCTTATGTACTGTGCATGCTGTCTGGCGTGCTGCTGTTCTCCGTTTCCGCTGCTCAGGCGGAAGATATGCATGCGATGCACGGCATGCACGATATGTCGCAACATGCGGCAATGCAGGCTCAGGCTCAGGAATACCAGAGCCAGGGCACCATCAAAAAACTTACCGCCGATTCTGTTTCCATCGCTCACGCTGCTATTCCGGCGCTGAACTGGCCGCCAATGACCATGCAATTTGCACTGGCGCAGGGCAGCGCGTTGCCTGCGGTAAAAGTAGGCGACAAGGTGAGTTTCACCTTTGTTCAGAGTGAGAGTGGTTACCAGCTCGTTTCATTGACGCCACAAAAATAA
- the uspG gene encoding universal stress protein UspG yields MYQTIIMPVDVFEMALSDKAVRHAEFLAQREGVIHLLHVLPASASMSLHRFAADLRRFEEHLQREAQNRLDTMKTHFSIEPSRVRTHVRFGNVRDVVNELAEELLADMVVIASRNPSITTHLLGSNAANIVRHAHIPVLVVR; encoded by the coding sequence ATGTATCAGACCATTATTATGCCGGTTGATGTTTTCGAAATGGCGCTGAGCGACAAAGCGGTGCGCCACGCTGAATTCCTCGCCCAGCGCGAGGGAGTTATTCATCTTCTGCATGTATTACCCGCTTCCGCCAGCATGAGTCTGCACCGTTTTGCTGCCGATTTGCGCCGCTTTGAAGAGCATTTGCAGCGGGAAGCGCAAAACCGCCTCGACACCATGAAGACCCATTTTTCCATTGAGCCGTCACGCGTGCGCACCCATGTGCGTTTTGGCAACGTGCGCGATGTGGTCAATGAGCTGGCCGAAGAGCTGCTCGCGGATATGGTGGTTATCGCCTCGCGCAATCCGTCAATTACCACTCACCTGCTCGGCTCCAATGCCGCCAACATCGTACGCCACGCGCATATTCCGGTGCTGGTGGTTCGGTAA
- the dcuC gene encoding anaerobic C4-dicarboxylate transporter DcuC: MLTLIELLIGVVVIVGVARYIIKGYSATGVLFVGGLALLIVSALMGHKILPGSATSTGYSATDIVEYIKILLMSRGGDLGMMIMMLCGFAAYMTHIGANDMVVKLASRPLQFINSPYLLMIAAYFVACLMSLAVSSATGLGVLLMATLFPVMVNVGISRGAAAAICASPAAIILSPTSGDVVLAAKAAEMPLIDFAFKTTLPISIAAIIAMAIAHYFWQRFLDKKEHIVSEMLDVKDITTTAPTFYAILPFTPIIGVLIFDGKWGPELHIITILVICMLLAAALEFLRSFNTQKVFSGLEVAYRGMADAFAGVVMLLVAAGVFAQGLSTIGFIQSLISIATSFGSASIILMLVLVILTMLAAMTTGSGNAPFYAFVEMIPKLAHESGINPAYLSIPMLQASNLGRTISPVSGVVVAVAGMANISPFEVVKRTSVPVIVGLLVVIIATEFLVPGVAVH; the protein is encoded by the coding sequence ATTTTAACATTGATCGAACTGCTGATCGGCGTGGTGGTGATTGTCGGCGTTGCGCGCTATATCATCAAAGGCTATTCCGCCACCGGCGTGCTGTTTGTCGGCGGTCTGGCGTTATTAATCGTCAGTGCGCTGATGGGGCACAAAATATTACCTGGTAGCGCCACCAGTACCGGCTACAGCGCCACGGATATTGTCGAATACATTAAAATCCTGCTAATGAGCCGCGGCGGCGATCTCGGCATGATGATCATGATGCTGTGCGGATTTGCCGCCTATATGACGCACATTGGTGCGAACGATATGGTGGTCAAACTGGCTTCGCGCCCACTGCAGTTTATCAACTCTCCTTATTTGCTGATGATTGCCGCGTACTTCGTTGCCTGCCTGATGTCACTGGCGGTGTCGTCCGCCACGGGCCTCGGCGTGCTGCTGATGGCTACGCTGTTCCCGGTAATGGTCAACGTTGGTATCAGTCGCGGCGCGGCAGCGGCGATTTGCGCCTCGCCAGCGGCAATTATTCTCTCGCCCACCTCCGGCGATGTGGTGCTGGCCGCGAAAGCCGCAGAAATGCCACTGATCGATTTTGCCTTTAAAACCACGCTGCCAATCTCAATTGCGGCGATTATCGCCATGGCGATCGCGCACTACTTCTGGCAGCGCTTTCTCGATAAAAAAGAGCACATTGTCAGCGAAATGCTGGATGTGAAAGACATCACCACCACGGCGCCAACGTTTTACGCCATTCTGCCGTTTACGCCAATTATTGGCGTGCTGATTTTCGACGGTAAATGGGGCCCGGAGCTGCACATCATTACCATTCTGGTGATCTGCATGTTGCTGGCGGCAGCGCTGGAGTTTTTACGCAGCTTTAATACACAAAAAGTCTTTTCCGGGCTGGAGGTGGCGTATCGCGGTATGGCCGACGCCTTCGCGGGCGTGGTGATGCTGCTGGTCGCCGCCGGGGTTTTCGCCCAGGGCTTAAGCACCATCGGCTTTATCCAGAGCCTGATCTCCATCGCCACCTCTTTCGGTTCGGCAAGCATTATTCTGATGCTGGTCCTGGTGATCCTCACCATGCTGGCAGCAATGACTACCGGTTCCGGTAATGCGCCGTTTTACGCCTTTGTCGAGATGATCCCGAAACTGGCCCATGAATCCGGCATCAACCCGGCGTATCTGTCGATCCCGATGTTGCAGGCATCCAACCTCGGTCGCACTATCTCTCCGGTTTCCGGCGTGGTGGTTGCGGTAGCCGGGATGGCGAATATTTCACCGTTTGAAGTGGTAAAACGTACGTCAGTTCCGGTGATCGTTGGTCTGCTTGTGGTGATTATTGCTACTGAATTTCTGGTTCCGGGAGTCGCGGTTCATTAA
- a CDS encoding efflux RND transporter periplasmic adaptor subunit, whose amino-acid sequence MKKTLLAIAIAACVAAGAGYFIGRQHTAPAASGEQAQERKVLYWYDPMVPDQRFDKPGKSPFMDMPLKPRYADEAPASGGVSVSAQQQQNLGMTTAKVEKRVLGSAFSAFATVTTDERSIQSVPSPAAGVVEKLFVRAPQQWVKKGEALAQLWIPQWTTSQQEYLAVRHLGDGELTRAARERLALQFMPEAIIRAVERSGKPQTRLTLRADRDGYVVKLDSREGAQVAATQTLFELASLDPVWLVVDYPQSQAQALSAGSEVIATSASWPGEQFHGRVSELLPQLETTTRTLKARIVLDNPQQKLKPGMFLTVTQPESARQPAVLAIPEEALIATGAASRVLLATGDGHFQAANVTTGRTAQGWTEVLSGVKEGDSVVTSGQFLIDSEASLRSALPEQQAQQPAAKKVETYEGTGVVKAIEAGSITLSHQPIPALNWGAMTMDFVLKQPDPTIKPGDTVMFSFVLDDEEGAVITHLMPMQEEMK is encoded by the coding sequence ATGAAGAAGACCCTCTTGGCTATCGCGATCGCCGCATGTGTCGCAGCGGGCGCAGGCTATTTTATCGGGCGGCAACACACCGCGCCTGCCGCATCCGGCGAACAAGCGCAGGAACGCAAAGTGCTCTACTGGTACGACCCAATGGTGCCGGATCAGCGTTTTGACAAACCCGGAAAATCACCGTTTATGGATATGCCGCTCAAACCGCGTTATGCCGATGAAGCCCCGGCCAGTGGCGGTGTGAGCGTGAGTGCGCAGCAGCAGCAGAATCTCGGCATGACCACGGCAAAAGTGGAAAAACGCGTTCTCGGCAGCGCCTTCTCTGCGTTCGCCACCGTAACCACCGATGAGCGCAGCATCCAGAGCGTGCCTTCTCCGGCGGCGGGCGTGGTGGAAAAACTGTTTGTCCGTGCGCCACAACAGTGGGTGAAAAAGGGCGAAGCGCTGGCGCAGTTGTGGATCCCGCAATGGACGACTTCGCAGCAGGAGTATCTGGCGGTACGCCACCTGGGCGATGGCGAACTAACGCGCGCTGCCCGCGAACGTCTGGCGTTGCAGTTTATGCCGGAAGCGATTATTCGCGCTGTCGAGCGCAGCGGAAAACCACAAACCCGCCTGACGCTGCGCGCCGATCGTGATGGTTACGTGGTCAAGCTGGATTCCCGTGAAGGCGCGCAAGTGGCCGCCACGCAAACCCTGTTTGAGCTCGCCAGCCTCGATCCGGTGTGGCTGGTTGTCGATTATCCGCAAAGCCAGGCGCAGGCGCTCAGTGCAGGCAGCGAAGTGATAGCCACTTCCGCAAGCTGGCCTGGCGAGCAGTTTCATGGCCGTGTCAGTGAATTGCTGCCGCAACTGGAGACTACCACCCGTACGCTGAAAGCGCGCATTGTGCTCGATAATCCGCAGCAAAAACTCAAACCCGGTATGTTTCTCACCGTAACGCAGCCGGAATCAGCACGGCAACCCGCAGTGCTGGCGATCCCGGAAGAGGCGCTGATTGCAACGGGTGCTGCCAGCCGTGTACTGCTGGCTACGGGCGATGGCCACTTCCAGGCGGCAAACGTGACGACCGGGCGCACGGCGCAAGGCTGGACTGAAGTGCTGTCCGGCGTCAAGGAAGGTGACAGCGTGGTCACTTCTGGTCAGTTCCTGATTGATTCGGAAGCCAGTTTGCGCAGTGCATTGCCGGAACAGCAGGCGCAACAGCCAGCGGCGAAAAAAGTCGAGACTTACGAGGGAACCGGCGTGGTGAAAGCCATCGAAGCGGGCAGCATTACCCTGTCGCACCAACCTATTCCGGCACTGAACTGGGGAGCGATGACGATGGATTTCGTGCTCAAACAACCCGATCCCACTATTAAGCCGGGCGATACGGTGATGTTCAGCTTTGTGCTGGATGATGAAGAGGGCGCAGTCATCACTCACCTGATGCCGATGCAGGAGGAGATGAAATGA
- the cspE gene encoding transcription antiterminator/RNA stability regulator CspE encodes MSKIKGNVKWFNESKGFGFITPEDGSKDVFVHFSAIQSNGFKTLAEGQRVEFEITNGAKGPSAANVMPV; translated from the coding sequence ATGTCTAAGATTAAAGGTAACGTTAAGTGGTTTAATGAATCCAAAGGATTCGGTTTCATTACTCCGGAAGATGGCAGCAAAGACGTGTTCGTACACTTCTCTGCAATCCAGAGCAATGGTTTCAAAACCCTGGCTGAAGGTCAGCGCGTTGAGTTTGAAATCACTAACGGTGCCAAAGGCCCTTCTGCTGCAAACGTAATGCCTGTTTAA
- the pagP gene encoding lipid IV(A) palmitoyltransferase PagP, which yields MHTVSVKNKFFILFAIFCQFSVVSLTHAAQQSWFSDFTDNVKQTWQAPEHYDLYVPAITWHARFAYDKEKTDRYNERPWGAGFGQDRWDEKGNWHGLYLMAFKDSFNKWEPIGGYGWEKTWRPLADDNFRLGLGYTAGVTARDNWHYIPIPVLLPLASIGYGPATFQMTYIPGTYNNGNVYFAWMRFQF from the coding sequence ATGCATACGGTGTCTGTAAAAAATAAATTTTTCATACTCTTCGCTATATTTTGTCAGTTTTCGGTGGTTTCCCTGACGCACGCAGCTCAGCAGTCCTGGTTCTCCGATTTTACCGACAACGTAAAGCAAACCTGGCAAGCGCCAGAGCATTACGATCTCTATGTTCCGGCTATCACCTGGCATGCGCGTTTTGCTTATGACAAGGAGAAAACCGACCGTTATAACGAACGCCCATGGGGCGCCGGATTTGGTCAGGATCGCTGGGATGAGAAAGGCAACTGGCACGGCTTGTACCTGATGGCCTTTAAAGATTCGTTTAACAAATGGGAACCGATTGGTGGCTATGGCTGGGAGAAAACCTGGAGACCACTGGCGGATGATAATTTCCGTCTCGGACTCGGTTACACCGCAGGCGTGACTGCACGCGATAACTGGCATTACATTCCGATTCCGGTGCTGTTACCACTGGCTTCCATTGGTTATGGCCCGGCAACATTCCAGATGACCTACATCCCGGGGACTTATAATAACGGAAACGTTTACTTTGCGTGGATGCGCTTTCAGTTCTGA
- a CDS encoding TolC family protein yields MKRYSLSLRLGGVLLGLMCSAVQAEPLTLTQSLAAAERYSAELSANRNEAQALDAMADSARQLPDPKLKFGIENVPVQGNNDRRLTREGMTMQRIGIMQQYVSAEKRDRKAETLLAEAQSVSAKSSVVRANLQRDTAQAWLDLALSEQALQTARKLLAETERQQGAQRASVGAGNAAPDSVLAFRVGLSAMRDKVTLAERDVQLAQTRLMQLTGETVTAVSGDLPRYQRLPADEKTLEQGIAQHPDIVAAASAANSAKARSAESAIAAIPDVEVEVWYGRRAEGYEDMAGVMFTVDLPLFQSHRQDKDHAADVSRTMQANDQLALAERDHMAQLHSLIAEYNAAQTLWMRQRDEVLPMVRQRATLLAAQYRSGQSDLSALLEARRNVLDSELAVNQAEKEMAQKWAAIRWLIPQELM; encoded by the coding sequence ATGAAACGATACTCACTGAGCCTGCGGCTCGGTGGGGTATTGCTCGGACTGATGTGCTCCGCCGTGCAGGCGGAGCCATTGACGCTGACGCAATCCCTGGCCGCCGCGGAACGCTACTCTGCCGAACTTTCCGCCAACCGTAATGAAGCGCAGGCACTGGATGCGATGGCGGATTCCGCCCGCCAGTTGCCGGATCCAAAACTGAAATTTGGTATCGAAAACGTGCCGGTGCAGGGCAACAACGATCGCCGCTTAACCCGTGAGGGAATGACTATGCAGCGGATCGGCATTATGCAGCAGTATGTCAGCGCGGAAAAACGCGACCGCAAAGCCGAAACCCTGCTGGCCGAAGCACAGAGCGTCAGTGCCAAATCCTCAGTGGTGCGCGCTAATTTACAGCGTGATACCGCGCAGGCGTGGCTCGATCTGGCGTTGTCAGAACAGGCGCTGCAAACGGCGCGTAAGCTGCTGGCAGAAACGGAACGCCAGCAGGGCGCACAGCGCGCCAGCGTCGGCGCAGGTAATGCCGCGCCGGACAGCGTGCTGGCATTTCGCGTGGGCTTAAGCGCGATGCGCGACAAAGTCACCCTCGCCGAACGTGATGTGCAACTGGCGCAAACCCGCTTGATGCAGCTTACCGGCGAGACGGTGACTGCCGTTTCTGGCGATCTTCCTCGTTATCAACGCTTGCCTGCCGATGAAAAAACGCTGGAGCAGGGCATTGCTCAGCATCCTGACATTGTCGCTGCCGCCAGCGCCGCCAACAGCGCGAAAGCGCGTTCGGCGGAGTCAGCGATTGCGGCCATTCCGGATGTGGAAGTTGAAGTGTGGTACGGACGTCGTGCCGAAGGTTACGAGGATATGGCCGGGGTGATGTTCACCGTCGACCTGCCGTTGTTCCAGTCCCATCGTCAGGATAAAGATCACGCTGCGGACGTCTCGCGCACCATGCAGGCCAACGATCAACTGGCGCTGGCCGAGCGGGATCATATGGCGCAACTACATTCCCTGATTGCCGAATATAACGCCGCGCAAACGCTGTGGATGCGCCAGCGCGATGAAGTGCTGCCGATGGTGCGTCAGCGCGCCACCTTGCTCGCAGCCCAGTATCGTTCCGGGCAGTCGGATTTGTCGGCGCTGCTGGAAGCGCGCCGTAACGTCCTCGACAGCGAGCTGGCCGTTAATCAGGCCGAGAAAGAGATGGCGCAGAAATGGGCCGCGATCCGTTGGTTGATCCCGCAGGAGTTGATGTGA
- a CDS encoding efflux RND transporter permease subunit has translation MIAAVIRASLRNRLLILLAALVLTGWGIWAVQRAPLDALPDLSDVQVIIRASYPGKAPQIIEDQVTYPLTTAMLSVPGAKTVRGYSMFGDSYVYVLFEDDTDLYWARSRVLENLSQIQSSLPAGVNVGLGPDATGVGWIYEYALVDRSGKHNLADLRALQDWTLKFELKTVPNVAEVASVGGMVRQYQIVPDPARMRALNITHEQIVSAVQAANQESGGALLEMGEAEFMVRTTGYLRQLSDFRQIVITSREGVPVMLSDVATVRLGPELRRGVAEYNGEGEVAGGIIVMRYGKNALDTIHAVKAKLGEIQKTLPAGVEIVPVYDRSTLIEHAVETLTHKLIEEFIVVALVCTLFLFHFRSALVAIVSLPLGILGAFIVMHYQGINANIMSLGGIAIAIGAMVDAAIVMIENMHKVMEQWRHDNPERQPTSADYWRCSEQAAVEVGPALFCSLLIITLSFIPVFSLEAQEGRMFSPLAFTKSWAMAVSAGLGITLVPVLMGLFIRGKIPDEKANPINRFLIRLYEPLLDKVLAWPKATLGIALLLLVATLWPLSRLGSEFMPPLDEGDLLYMPSTLPGISAREASRLLQQTDRLIKSVPEVESVFGKAGRAETATDPAPLTMVETTIRFKPRDQWRPGMTPEKLVDELDKTVNVPGIANVWVPPIRNRLDMLATGIKSPVGIKVNGNNIADIERVAQQIEQVVKTVPGVTSALAERLAGGRYVDININRAQAARYGVSVKELQSLVSTLVGGENVGEVLQGRERYPINVRYPREIRDNVDELRTLPVITENGSQIALGELADIVVTEGPPMLKSENARLSNWIYVDLRGRDLKSAVEEMQQRVAQQVKLPQGVTLSWSGQFEYLERATAKLKIVLPVTLMIIFVLLFITFKRVTDALLIMGTLPFSLIGGVWLLWLLGYNLSVAGAVGFIALAGVAAEFGVIMVLYLNHALDKYRQRDPQGGNKMLLRAIHEGAVLRVRPKVMTVATIMAGLLPIMWGSGSGSEVMSRIAAPMIGGMVTAPLLSMLVIPAVYYLLHRRR, from the coding sequence ATGATCGCCGCCGTTATTCGTGCCTCGCTGCGCAACCGCTTATTGATCTTGCTGGCAGCGCTGGTGCTGACCGGCTGGGGGATATGGGCGGTTCAGCGCGCACCGCTTGATGCGCTACCGGATTTGTCAGATGTGCAGGTGATTATTCGCGCCAGCTATCCGGGCAAAGCGCCGCAAATTATTGAAGACCAGGTCACCTATCCGCTCACCACGGCCATGCTTTCCGTGCCGGGTGCGAAAACGGTGCGCGGCTATTCGATGTTCGGCGATTCCTATGTATATGTTTTATTTGAAGACGATACTGATCTCTACTGGGCGCGATCGCGGGTGCTGGAGAATCTAAGCCAGATCCAATCCTCGCTGCCTGCCGGGGTGAACGTCGGGCTGGGGCCGGATGCTACCGGCGTTGGCTGGATTTATGAGTATGCGCTGGTCGATCGCAGCGGTAAGCATAATCTGGCGGATCTGCGCGCGTTACAGGACTGGACGCTGAAGTTCGAGCTGAAAACGGTGCCGAACGTGGCGGAGGTCGCCAGCGTTGGTGGGATGGTTCGTCAGTATCAGATTGTGCCGGATCCCGCGCGGATGCGGGCACTGAATATTACCCATGAACAGATTGTCAGTGCGGTGCAGGCGGCGAACCAGGAGAGCGGCGGCGCGCTGCTGGAGATGGGCGAAGCCGAGTTTATGGTGCGTACCACCGGATACTTGCGGCAGTTGTCGGATTTTCGTCAGATAGTGATTACCAGCCGTGAGGGCGTGCCGGTGATGCTTTCAGATGTTGCGACGGTACGGCTGGGGCCGGAACTGCGGCGCGGCGTGGCGGAGTACAACGGCGAAGGGGAAGTGGCCGGTGGTATTATCGTCATGCGTTATGGCAAAAATGCGCTGGATACTATCCACGCCGTTAAAGCCAAATTGGGTGAAATACAGAAAACGCTGCCCGCTGGCGTGGAGATCGTGCCGGTTTATGACCGATCGACGCTGATTGAGCATGCGGTTGAGACGCTCACCCATAAACTGATTGAAGAATTTATCGTTGTTGCCCTGGTTTGCACGCTGTTCTTGTTCCATTTCCGCTCTGCGCTGGTGGCCATTGTCTCGTTACCGCTGGGGATTCTTGGCGCGTTTATTGTCATGCACTATCAGGGCATCAACGCCAACATTATGTCGCTGGGCGGGATTGCCATCGCCATTGGCGCGATGGTGGATGCTGCGATTGTGATGATTGAGAACATGCATAAGGTAATGGAGCAGTGGCGACATGATAACCCCGAACGTCAACCGACGAGTGCTGATTATTGGCGCTGTTCAGAACAGGCGGCGGTGGAAGTCGGGCCTGCGCTGTTTTGCAGCCTGTTGATCATCACGCTGTCATTTATTCCTGTGTTTTCGCTAGAAGCGCAGGAAGGGCGCATGTTTTCCCCGCTTGCATTTACCAAAAGCTGGGCGATGGCAGTCTCGGCAGGGCTCGGGATCACGCTTGTGCCGGTGCTGATGGGGTTGTTTATTCGCGGCAAAATTCCCGATGAAAAAGCAAACCCGATTAACCGTTTCCTCATTCGTTTATACGAACCGCTGCTGGATAAAGTGCTGGCCTGGCCGAAAGCGACGCTGGGAATTGCGCTGCTGTTGCTGGTAGCGACGCTGTGGCCGTTAAGTCGTCTGGGCAGCGAGTTTATGCCGCCGCTCGATGAAGGCGATTTATTGTATATGCCCTCGACGCTGCCGGGGATTTCCGCCCGTGAAGCCAGCCGTTTGTTGCAGCAAACCGATCGGCTGATCAAAAGCGTGCCGGAAGTGGAAAGCGTGTTTGGTAAAGCGGGAAGGGCCGAAACGGCAACAGATCCTGCGCCGCTCACTATGGTGGAAACGACCATCCGCTTTAAACCGCGTGACCAGTGGCGACCTGGAATGACGCCGGAGAAACTGGTTGATGAACTGGATAAAACCGTGAATGTTCCGGGGATTGCGAATGTCTGGGTTCCGCCAATCCGTAACCGCCTGGATATGCTGGCGACCGGTATTAAAAGCCCGGTCGGTATAAAGGTGAACGGTAATAATATCGCCGATATTGAGCGCGTGGCGCAGCAAATCGAGCAGGTTGTGAAAACCGTGCCGGGTGTGACTTCGGCGCTGGCGGAGCGGTTGGCGGGCGGGCGCTATGTTGATATCAACATCAACCGGGCGCAGGCCGCGCGTTATGGCGTTTCGGTGAAAGAGCTGCAATCACTGGTTTCCACGCTGGTGGGCGGGGAAAATGTCGGTGAAGTGCTGCAAGGTCGTGAACGCTACCCGATTAATGTTCGTTACCCGCGCGAAATACGCGATAACGTCGATGAGCTGCGCACATTACCCGTAATAACCGAAAATGGCAGCCAGATTGCGCTTGGTGAGCTGGCCGATATCGTGGTTACGGAAGGGCCGCCGATGCTGAAAAGCGAAAATGCGCGCCTGTCCAACTGGATCTACGTCGATCTGCGCGGACGGGATTTAAAATCTGCCGTTGAAGAGATGCAGCAGCGGGTGGCACAGCAGGTCAAGTTGCCGCAAGGTGTGACGCTGTCGTGGTCCGGGCAGTTTGAATATCTGGAGCGTGCGACGGCGAAGCTGAAGATCGTCTTGCCGGTAACGTTAATGATTATCTTTGTCTTGCTGTTTATTACCTTTAAACGCGTCACCGATGCCCTGTTAATAATGGGGACATTACCCTTCTCATTGATTGGCGGCGTCTGGTTATTGTGGCTGTTGGGATATAATTTATCTGTTGCCGGGGCTGTTGGATTTATTGCGCTGGCCGGTGTTGCGGCAGAGTTCGGCGTTATTATGGTGCTCTATCTGAACCACGCGCTGGATAAATATCGTCAACGCGATCCGCAAGGAGGAAATAAGATGTTGCTGCGGGCCATTCATGAGGGAGCCGTGTTGCGCGTACGGCCGAAGGTGATGACAGTCGCGACCATCATGGCGGGATTGTTGCCCATCATGTGGGGCAGTGGCAGCGGATCGGAGGTGATGAGCCGCATCGCTGCACCGATGATCGGCGGCATGGTCACTGCGCCATTACTGTCAATGTTAGTCATTCCGGCAGTGTATTACTTGTTGCACCGCCGACGCTAA
- the rna gene encoding ribonuclease I, which translates to MIKKGLSIGLCVAAIQFSSAYAAPLQPKQYGDFDRYVLALSWQTGFCQSLHDRGRSEPDECRLQKEPANKADYLTVHGLWPALPKSIAVRGVDDRRWMRYGCATRPVPNMPEARASQKCAAAETGLSLEVANKLNAVMPGAGSNTCLERYEYAKHGVCFGFDPDDYFGAMVRLNTEIKASPLGVFLAENYGKTVTRDAFNAAVAKAYGEQSVKAVKLTCSGNPAWLTEMQIAIKADAINAPLVSGSLLPQPHPGNCGNSFVIDKAGY; encoded by the coding sequence ATGATTAAAAAGGGACTCTCCATCGGCCTGTGCGTTGCCGCCATCCAGTTCTCTTCTGCGTACGCAGCACCGCTCCAGCCCAAACAATATGGTGATTTCGATCGCTATGTGCTGGCACTATCCTGGCAGACCGGATTTTGCCAGAGCTTGCATGACCGCGGACGTAGCGAACCCGACGAATGCCGTCTGCAAAAAGAGCCCGCCAATAAAGCGGATTACCTGACGGTACACGGTCTGTGGCCAGCTCTGCCGAAATCCATCGCCGTGCGCGGCGTCGACGATCGTCGCTGGATGCGTTACGGCTGTGCTACCCGCCCGGTTCCCAATATGCCGGAAGCCAGAGCCAGCCAAAAATGCGCCGCAGCGGAAACCGGTTTATCGCTCGAAGTGGCGAATAAACTGAATGCCGTCATGCCCGGCGCAGGCAGCAATACCTGCCTTGAGCGTTATGAATATGCCAAACACGGCGTCTGTTTCGGATTCGATCCGGATGACTATTTCGGTGCGATGGTGCGCCTGAACACCGAAATAAAAGCCAGCCCGCTCGGCGTTTTCCTCGCAGAAAATTACGGAAAAACCGTTACCCGCGATGCATTCAACGCGGCCGTCGCCAAAGCCTACGGCGAGCAAAGCGTGAAAGCGGTGAAGTTGACCTGTAGCGGCAATCCGGCGTGGCTGACGGAGATGCAAATCGCCATCAAAGCCGATGCCATCAATGCACCGCTGGTTAGCGGTTCCCTTTTGCCGCAACCGCATCCCGGTAACTGCGGCAACAGTTTTGTGATTGATAAAGCAGGTTACTGA
- the rnk gene encoding nucleoside diphosphate kinase regulator: protein MSRPAIMINERDAERLDRLLEQPDYASLPVADALNDELDRAQMCAPEAMPHNVVTMNSTVKFRELKSGEERVRTLVYPAQMTDSATQLSVLAPVGAALLGLRVGDSIHWQLPGGTTTDLEVLELLYQPEAAGDFRL from the coding sequence ATGTCCAGACCTGCCATTATGATTAATGAGCGAGACGCCGAGCGTCTTGATCGGTTGCTGGAGCAACCTGATTATGCCAGCCTGCCGGTTGCGGATGCGTTGAATGATGAGCTGGATCGCGCTCAGATGTGCGCGCCGGAAGCGATGCCGCACAACGTAGTAACAATGAACAGCACGGTGAAATTCCGCGAGCTGAAAAGCGGTGAAGAGCGGGTGCGCACGCTGGTGTATCCGGCGCAGATGACCGACAGCGCCACGCAGCTTTCCGTACTGGCTCCGGTGGGTGCCGCGCTGCTCGGTTTACGGGTAGGTGACAGCATTCACTGGCAGTTGCCGGGCGGTACCACCACCGATCTTGAAGTGCTTGAGCTGCTTTATCAGCCCGAAGCAGCAGGCGATTTCCGGCTTTAA
- the crcB gene encoding fluoride efflux transporter CrcB, whose amino-acid sequence MLQLLLAVFIGGGTGSVARWMLSMKLNPAHQIIPLGTLTANLVGAFIIGMGLAWFNRMTHIDPVWKVLITTGFCGGLTTFSTFSAEVVFLLQEGRVSWALLNVAVNLLGSFAMTALAFWLFSAVNAS is encoded by the coding sequence GCGGTATTTATCGGTGGCGGTACAGGTAGCGTTGCGCGCTGGATGCTCAGCATGAAGCTAAACCCGGCGCACCAGATTATTCCCCTTGGCACATTAACCGCCAACCTGGTAGGCGCATTTATTATTGGCATGGGGCTGGCGTGGTTCAACCGAATGACGCATATCGATCCGGTGTGGAAAGTGCTGATTACCACCGGTTTCTGCGGCGGGCTAACGACATTTTCCACCTTTTCGGCTGAAGTCGTGTTTTTGTTGCAGGAAGGTCGTGTCAGCTGGGCGTTGTTGAACGTAGCAGTTAACCTGCTGGGATCGTTTGCGATGACTGCGCTGGCTTTCTGGCTTTTTTCAGCCGTGAATGCAAGCTGA